One window from the genome of Lachancea thermotolerans CBS 6340 chromosome B complete sequence encodes:
- the DCP2 gene encoding decapping enzyme complex catalytic subunit (similar to uniprot|P53550 Saccharomyces cerevisiae YNL118C DCP2 Protein required for the decapping of mRNAs functions to allow the production of active Dcp1p contains a pyrophosphatase MutT motif and several alpha- helical leucine-rich motifs): protein MSLPLRRPLESVTSLDRVLEDLIVRFIINCPPEDFSSVERELFHVEEATWFYTDFVKLMNPKMPNMKIKSFAQHVIKLCPMVWKWDVRAEQALQKFSQYKRSIPVRGAAIFNRSLTKLLLVKGIESESWSFPRGKISKDEGDVDCCIREVLEEIGFDISDYIDEDQFIERTIAGKNYKIFLVSGVPEDFDFQPQVRNEIEKIQWHDFKKLSRNNGNKQHVKIYLVNTLMRPLAMWVKSHRQIDNDDKLKAHVETQLKLLLGIKKEETPDPGRELLNMLQSSVAAPQEALAAAPQSPSELPPSSKSSQDSTPATNAAPPMKSPPPQLHHNFPFMLFQPFAPFPFMAGAGMQTGGPVPGLDTSSSNSVQTQPPPTPSMNTLAKPTVAEEEEEEEEQQQQQRDSQQFQLLEPPRPQSTTSKQLLDLLNRKSSEKAEPTEQQTTKPKFKILKRGESLTPTPSAPQNDNEADSKALLNLLKKPQEPSITRETEDAQPTTMIEKPIATPLEDLPHEEEASLHFANTHSAAAASESEYEDFESSSEEEDIGNDEEEAKASSLKGEGNFGQKFEHTSTNPNVGYGHDQTRISGPMQGLKEQSSGAADVPHKDSSNLSEQSTGGTFITQSSKSQTKPKIKLLKRGESLKDMIFTNGNKTLETSEASHVVKTTSHEGESNELLKLLKKDAISSTADFTNAEAAIHRDSTSARRGTEGSSPLSTTVNQHVTPGQQPISSALTGSDDAKDLLNILHRKNQASQSYQLQSTPEIQQALCTVDTSRGNSSMAAGDFLNMLPNGSSVSSPTAAGNFLPGMEAQFRNPYYNQYPTSSGVPIPPQFPVQPPYAQSPPQNQNSSQQLLGMLKNPHAGIAASPAVNSASTSDTPFVSEKGASHELLSLLQRR from the coding sequence ATGTCGCTGCCGTTACGACGCCCGCTCGAAAGTGTCACGTCTCTAGATAGGGTCCTCGAAGACCTTATCGTCCGGTTCATCATAAATTGCCCGCCCGAGGACTTCTCGTCGGTGGAGCGCGAGCTTTTCCACGTCGAAGAGGCCACCTGGTTCTACACGGACTTTGTCAAGCTAATGAACCCCAAGATGCCCAACATGAAGATTAAGTCGTTCGCGCAACACGTCATAAAGCTGTGCCCTATGGTATGGAAGTGGGACGTGCGTGCGGAGCAGGCGCTCCAGAAGTTCTCACAGTACAAGCGTAGCATCCCAGTGCGCGGCGCTGCAATTTTCAACCGGTCCCTTacgaagctgctgctggtaaAGGGTATCGAGTCCGAATCGTGGTCCTTCCCGCGCGGCAAAATCTCCAAAGACGAGGGTGACGTCGACTGCTGCATCCGCGAGGTGCTTGAGGAGATCGGTTTTGATATATCCGACTACATCGACGAGGACCAGTTCATTGAGCGCACCATAGCAGggaaaaactacaaaatATTCCTGGTTAGTGGCGTGCCGGAGGACTTCGACTTCCAGCCCCAGGTCCGCAATGAGATCGAGAAGATCCAATGGCAcgatttcaaaaagctctctcGCAACAACGGCAACAAGCAGCACGTCAAGATTTACTTAGTCAACACCCTGATGCGACCTTTAGCCATGTGGGTGAAAAGCCACCGCCAGATCGACAACGACGACAAGCTCAAGGCTCATGTCGAGACTCAGctcaagcttcttctgggcatcaagaaggaggagaCCCCGGACCCCGGCAGGGAACTACTCAATATGCTTCAGAGTTCGGTTGCTGCTCCACAAGAAGCGCTTGCCGCAGCTCCGCAATCTCCTTCGGAGCTTCCTCcgtcttcaaaatcttctcAAGACTCTACCCCTGCCACCAACGCCGCGCCTCCTATGAAGTCTCCGCCTCCTCAGCTACACCACAATTTCCCCTTCATGTTGTTTCAGCCTTTCGCACCATTTCCGTTTATGGCTGGCGCAGGCATGCAAACAGGTGGTCCAGTGCCTGGCCTCGACACCTCAAGCTCCAACTCCGTTCAAACGCAACCTCCACCAACTCCTAGTATGAACACCTTAGCTAAGCCTACGGTtgccgaggaagaagaagaagaagaagaacaacagcaacaacaacgtGATTCTCAGCAGTTTCAGCTGTTAGAACCTCCACGCCCCCAGTCCACAACTTCTAAACAGCTGTTGGACCTGCTCAACAGAAAGTCTTCTGAAAAAGCAGAGCCAACAGAACAACAGACCACCAAACCCAAATTTAAAATACTGAAACGTGGCGAGTCTCTAACGCCTACTCCTTCAGCTCCACAGAATGATAATGAAGctgattcaaaagctctccTTAACCTCCTAAAAAAGCCCCAAGAACCTTCTATTACGAGGGAGACTGAAGACGCCCAACCTACGACCATGATAGAAAAGCCCATTGCCACCCCTCTGGAAGATTTGCCAcacgaggaagaagcatCGCTACACTTCGCCAATACCCATTCCGCTGCCGCGGCTAGTGAGTCCGAATACGaggattttgaaagcagttctgaggaagaggacATTGGGaatgacgaggaagaagccAAGGCATCTAGTTTAAAGGGTGAAGGGAACTTCGGTCAGAAATTCGAGCATACTAGTACTAATCCTAACGTGGGGTATGGCCATGACCAAACTAGGATTTCGGGGCCAATGCAGGGTTTGAAGGAGCAGAGCTCTGGTGCAGCCGATGTCCCACACAAAGATTCTTCCAACTTGAGTGAGCAGTCCACAGGTGGCACGTTCATTactcaaagctcaaaatcTCAAACCAAACCTAAGATTAAGCTTTTAAAACGCGgcgaaagcttgaaagacatgATTTTTACGAACGGAAATAAAACCCTCGAAACTTCGGAGGCTTCTCACGTTGTCAAAACGACCTCACATGAAGGCGAAAGCAacgagctgctcaagctATTAAAGAAGGATGCTATTTCCTCAACAGCTGATTTTACTAACGCTGAAGCTGCTATACACAGAGATAGTACTTCGGCAAGAAGAGGGACAGAGGGATCGTCGCCCCTAAGTACTACGGTTAACCAGCATGTTACTCCCGGTCAACAACCGATATCAAGTGCACTAACAGGCTCCGACGATGCCAAGGATCTACTAAATATCCTACACAGAAAAAACCAGGCTTCACAAAGTTATCAGTTACAGTCTACCCCAGAAATTCAGCAGGCGCTTTGCACAGTTGACACTAGTCGTGGTAACAGCTCGATGGCGGCCGGCGACTTCCTTAATATGCTCCCCAACGGATCCTCTGTGAGCAGCCCAACGGCTGCTGGAAATTTTCTCCCCGGAATGGAAGCGCAGTTCAGAAACCCATACTATAATCAGTATCCAACATCTTCAGGGGTGCCAATTCCGCCTCAATTCCCAGTCCAACCACCTTACGCGCAGTCCCCCCcacaaaaccaaaacaGTTCCCAGCAACTGCTGGGAATGTTGAAAAACCCACACGCCGGAATTGCTGCGAGCCCAGCGGTTAATAGCGCGAGTACCAGCGACACGCCATTTGTATCGGAGAAGGGTGCATCACACGAACTCTTGAGCttacttcaaagaagatag
- the NCS2 gene encoding Ncs2p (similar to uniprot|P53923 Saccharomyces cerevisiae YNL119W NCS2 Protein with a role in urmylation and in invasive and pseudohyphal growth inhibits replication of Brome mosaic virus in S. cerevisiae which is a model system for studying replication of positive- strand RNA viruses in their natural hosts), with protein sequence MGINQLCKRCKTAEAAVVSRKEPFCIACFRKFVSLKQRKQMMSDQYFQDIFKVMYPDKKKTAEEAERLNQGSRILVPLSFGSSSIVMLDVLNDTLTEQREMHRGKTGFRIDVLVCYLKDDLEELKRKAEALMTVKLRDNKNSVKVHLVDIESSMNSPDFTRIHLQDSTYMVRNASVSANEAQSVKELLSSCSNRSAREDLLNIIKTAIIKRFGVQGGYKAILWGHSTTRLADEIMSLVVKGRASQIANALNDSEEDFEYGEPLRNLHPMRDILLSEIDAYCFVSDLTQYLHKYKPQDTLLVNKIPVAPDAQPPRAKLTKNMTINELARQYFDGIEGSYSNVISTVVRTGAKLDDPENSLKSKVRCGICNNTVFCDGSHWLRNITVTSSHPIEDAEEEAMFRAWSASEQGKVRGEYLKLTSEMEISGHEFPVCYGCILTLGEVKHKSLIWPSSQSNSVESVIEDFIISDESDSEHEGH encoded by the coding sequence ATGGGTATTAATCAACTCTGTAAGCGGTGCAAAACTGCAGAGGCAGCAGTTGTGTCAAGGAAAGAGCCTTTCTGTATCGCATGTTTCCGCAAATTCgtgtctttgaagcagcgGAAACAAATGATGTCAGACCAGTACTTCCAGGACATATTCAAAGTCATGTATCcggacaagaagaaaacagcagAGGAAGCTGAGAGGCTCAATCAAGGATCGAGGATATTGGTACCACTGTCGTTCGGTTCATCTTCGATTGTAATGCTTGATGTCCTAAATGATACTTTGACAGAGCAGAGAGAGATGCATCGTGGTAAGACGGGCTTCCGGATTGATGTGCTAGTTTGCTATCTCAAAGATGATCTAGAAGAGCTTAAAAGAAAAGCGGAGGCTTTGATGACCGTAAAACTGCGAGACAACAAAAATAGCGTCAAAGTTCATCTTGTTGACATAGAATCTTCCATGAATTCTCCAGATTTCACTCGCATTCACTTACAAGACTCAACTTACATGGTGCGAAATGCCTCTGTATCTGCTAATGAAGCACAGTCAGTGAAAGAGCTACTCAGCTCGTGCTCAAACCGTTCAGCGCGTGAGGACCTACTCAATATCATCAAGACGGCTATTATAAAGCGTTTTGGAGTTCAGGGCGGTTATAAAGCTATTTTGTGGGGGCACTCAACGACTAGACTTGCAGATGAAATCATGTCCTTGGTTGTTAAGGGACGCGCCTCTCAAATTGCTAATGCACTCAACGATTCCGAAGAGGACTTCGAATATGGGGAACCTTTGAGAAATCTTCATCCCATGAGAGATATTCTTCTGTCCGAAATCGATGCATATTGCTTTGTTTCAGATCTTACGCAGTATCTTCACAAATACAAACCCCAAGATACGCTCTTGGTCAACAAAATACCGGTTGCCCCGGATGCTCAACCTCCAAGAGCAAAATTAACAAAGAACATGACAATTAATGAGCTCGCCCGCCAATATTTTGATGGTATCGAAGGAAGCTATTCTAATGTTATCTCTACGGTTGTAAGGACAGGCGCCAAACTTGACGACCCCGAAAACAGCCTGAAGAGTAAAGTAAGATGCGGAATTTGCAACAATACAGTTTTCTGTGATGGATCACATTGGCTCAGGAACATTACGGTTACCAGTTCTCATCCAATAGAAGACgcagaggaagaagcaatGTTTAGAGCATGGAGTGCTTCTGAGCAAGGTAAAGTGAGAGGTGAATACTTGAAGTTAACATCAGAAATGGAAATTTCAGGCCATGAGTTTCCAGTATGCTATGGTTGTATTCTTACCCTAGGCGAGGTTAAACACAAGAGTTTAATCTGGCCCAGCAGTCAATCAAACAGCGTCGAAAGCGTTATTGAAGATTTTATTATATCAGACGAAAGTGACAGCGAGCACGAAGGGCATTAG
- the COX23 gene encoding Cox23p (similar to uniprot|P38824 Saccharomyces cerevisiae YHR116W COX23 Mitochondrial intermembrane space protein that functions in mitochondrial copper homeostasis essential for functional cytochrome oxidase expression homologous to Cox17p) has product MEKEPKTAPAENADPQLQVDKTKVDYAPKNTESGSFKFYPDNPESSFNKYRFAAKDASQFYDPCQESSKMSMKCLELNNYDRSMCQEYFDAYRECKKQWLQARRRNRSQWE; this is encoded by the coding sequence ATGGAAAAAGAACCCAAGACTGCTCCTGCTGAAAATGCGGATCCACAACTACAGGTTGACAAGACAAAGGTCGATTATGCGCCTAAAAACACAGAATCTGGTAGCTTCAAATTCTATCCCGACAACCCAGAGTCCAGCTTCAACAAGTACAGATTCGCGGCCAAAGATGCAAGCCAGTTTTACGACCCATGCCAAGAATCTTCCAAGATGAGCATGAAGTGTTTGGAGCTTAATAATTACGACCGGTCCATGTGCCAAGAGTACTTCGACGCCTACCGCGAGTGCAAGAAACAGTGGCTACAAGCCCGAAGGAGAAATAGGTCTCAATGGGAGTAA